In Arthrobacter sp. MN05-02, one genomic interval encodes:
- a CDS encoding dehydrogenase: protein MTETVLVTGATSGIGAEFARQFAARGCDLVLVARAAGPLEETAAALRTRWGVGVETLAADLLDEDGLARVVARLGSAHDAGGTGPGAAGRGQPGIRPVTVLVNNAGYGLVRPFADNTLDDEVRHLRIHVEVPLTLAHAALQSMRPRRDGTIINVASVAGFTPRATYGAAKAAMISFSRWANLTYGPEGIRVTAVCPGFVHTEFHQRMGTDTSSVPDFLWLDAELVVREGLRDTAAGRAVSIPSLRYKALTALARVAPSSIVARFATRGR from the coding sequence ATGACTGAGACCGTGCTCGTGACCGGTGCTACCTCCGGCATCGGAGCCGAATTCGCGCGGCAGTTCGCGGCGCGCGGCTGCGACCTGGTGCTGGTCGCCCGGGCCGCCGGGCCGCTCGAGGAGACGGCGGCCGCACTGCGGACCCGCTGGGGCGTGGGTGTCGAGACCCTCGCTGCAGACCTCCTCGACGAGGACGGCCTGGCGCGGGTGGTCGCCCGCCTCGGCAGCGCGCACGACGCGGGCGGCACCGGTCCCGGGGCGGCGGGTCGGGGACAGCCCGGCATCCGCCCCGTCACCGTGCTGGTCAACAACGCCGGGTACGGGCTGGTCCGGCCGTTCGCGGACAACACCCTCGATGACGAGGTGCGGCACCTGCGCATCCACGTGGAGGTGCCGCTGACCCTCGCCCACGCTGCCCTGCAATCCATGCGTCCCCGCCGCGACGGGACGATCATCAACGTGGCGAGCGTCGCCGGTTTCACCCCGAGAGCGACGTACGGAGCGGCGAAGGCGGCGATGATCAGCTTCAGCCGCTGGGCGAACCTCACCTACGGCCCCGAAGGCATCCGGGTGACGGCGGTCTGCCCCGGCTTCGTGCACACCGAGTTCCACCAGCGCATGGGCACGGACACGTCGAGCGTGCCGGATTTCCTGTGGCTCGATGCGGAACTCGTCGTCCGCGAGGGGCTGAGGGACACGGCCGCCGGCAGGGCCGTGTCCATCCCGAGCCTGCGCTACAAGGCCCTCACGGCACTGGCGCGGGTGGCGCCGTCGTCGATCGTGGCGCGCTTCGCGACGCGCGGCCGCTGA
- a CDS encoding hypothetical protein (possible pseudo due to frameshift) produces the protein MSTADSFGAKGVLDVAGAHYEIFRLSAVEGSENLPFSLKVLLENLLRTEDGANITADHVRALAQWDAAAEPDTEIQFTLARVIMQDFTGVPCVVDLATMREAVADLGGDPKRVNPLAPAEMVIDHSVQIDAFGNAGALERNMEIEYQRNGERYQFLRWGQTAFDDFKVVPPGMGIVHQVNLEYLARTVMTREVDGVVRAYPDTCVGTDSHTTMVNGLGVLGWGVGGIEAEAAMLGQPVSMLIPRVVGFKLTGDIPAGATATDVVLTITQMLRKHGVVGKFVEFYGDGVASVPLANRATIGNMSPEFGSTAAMFPIDAVTLDYLRLTGRPAENVALVEAYAKEQGLWHDPSREIRFSEYLELDLSTVVPSIAGPKRPQDRVELSKSQGPVPRGPAQLLQRPRPGLRPGRHRGRVLPGELPRVRLTELHARDDVVRHGRELRAPRDRRRRSRPVHASVQEGHREHEGRPRVRTGPRRREHRVDHVLHEHVQPVGHARRRRAGAQRRREGPRVQAVGQDLRGAGLEGRHGLLREVGPDPVPREARVLHGRLRLRHLHRQLRSAGGRDLAGDPGQRPRRDGRPVGQPQLRGPDQPRTSR, from the coding sequence ATGTCGACCGCGGACTCATTCGGCGCGAAGGGCGTACTCGACGTCGCCGGCGCCCACTACGAAATTTTCAGGCTGAGCGCCGTCGAGGGCTCCGAGAACCTCCCGTTCAGCCTCAAGGTGCTGCTGGAGAATCTGCTCCGCACCGAGGACGGCGCGAACATCACGGCCGACCACGTCCGCGCGCTCGCGCAGTGGGACGCGGCGGCCGAGCCCGACACGGAGATCCAGTTCACCCTTGCGCGCGTCATCATGCAGGACTTCACCGGCGTCCCGTGCGTCGTCGACCTCGCAACGATGCGTGAGGCCGTCGCCGACCTCGGTGGCGACCCCAAGCGCGTGAACCCGCTCGCACCGGCCGAGATGGTCATCGACCACTCCGTCCAGATCGACGCCTTCGGCAACGCCGGGGCCCTCGAGCGCAACATGGAGATCGAGTACCAGCGCAACGGGGAGCGCTACCAGTTCCTCCGGTGGGGCCAGACCGCGTTCGACGACTTCAAGGTCGTCCCCCCGGGCATGGGCATCGTCCACCAGGTGAACCTCGAGTACCTGGCCCGCACCGTCATGACCCGCGAGGTCGACGGCGTCGTGCGCGCCTACCCCGACACGTGCGTCGGCACCGACTCGCACACCACGATGGTCAACGGCCTGGGCGTGCTCGGCTGGGGCGTCGGCGGCATCGAGGCCGAGGCCGCGATGCTCGGCCAGCCCGTCTCGATGCTCATCCCGCGCGTCGTCGGCTTCAAGCTCACCGGCGACATCCCCGCCGGTGCCACCGCCACCGACGTCGTCCTGACCATCACGCAGATGCTGCGCAAGCACGGCGTCGTGGGCAAGTTCGTCGAGTTCTACGGCGACGGCGTCGCCTCCGTGCCGCTCGCGAACCGCGCCACCATCGGCAACATGAGCCCGGAATTCGGCTCCACCGCCGCCATGTTCCCGATCGACGCCGTCACGCTCGACTACCTGCGCCTCACCGGCCGCCCGGCCGAGAACGTGGCACTCGTTGAGGCGTACGCCAAGGAGCAGGGCCTCTGGCACGATCCGTCCCGCGAGATCCGCTTCTCCGAGTACCTCGAACTGGACCTCTCGACCGTCGTCCCGTCGATCGCCGGACCGAAGCGCCCGCAGGACCGCGTGGAGCTCAGCAAGTCCCAAGGACCAGTTCCGCGAGGACCTGCGCAACTACTCCAACGACCCCGACCTGGCCTTCGCCCCGGGCGGCACCGTGGACGAGTCCTCCCAGGAGAGCTTCCCCGCGTCCGACTCACCGAGCTTCACGCCCGGGACGACGTCGTCCGTCACGGACGAGAACTCCGAGCCCCGCGAGACCGTCGCCGCCGGAGCAGGCCGGTCCACGCGTCCGTCCAAGAAGGTCACCGTGAGCATGAAGGACGGCCGCGAGTTCGAACTGGACCACGGCGCCGTGAGCATCGCGTCGATCACGTCCTGCACGAACACGTCCAACCCGTCGGTCATGCTCGCCGCCGCCGTGCTGGCGCGCAACGCCGTCGAGAAGGGCCTCGTGTCCAAGCCGTGGGTCAAGACCTCCGTGGCGCCGGGCTCGAAGGTCGTCACGGACTACTACGAGAAGTCGGGCCTGATCCCGTACCTCGAGAAGCTCGGGTTCTTCACGGTCGGCTACGGCTGCGCCACCTGCATCGGCAACTCCGGTCCGCTGGAGGACGAGATCTCGCAGGCGATCCAGGACAACGACCTCGCCGTGACGGCCGTCCTGTCGGGCAACCGCAACTTCGAGGGCCGGATCAACCCCGGACGTCAAGATGA
- a CDS encoding hypothetical protein (possible pseudo due to frameshift) has product MNYLASPPLVVAYALAGTMDFDFDTEPLGQDEAGTDVFLKDIWPNPVEVQQVIDSSIDEGMFTSSYATIFEGDERWQSLPTPDGDTFAWDPESTYVRKPPYFEGMQREASPVQDIDGARVLLKLGDSVTTDHISPAGSFKSDTPAGRYLTEKGVQRKDFNSYGSRRGNHEVMIRGTFANIRIKNQLLEGVEGGFTKDFSQSDAPQAAVYDAAENYRAAGIPLVVLAGKEYGSGSSRDWAAKGTALLGVKAVVAESYERIHRSNLIGMGVLPLQYPAGQNAESLGLTGTETFAVSGVTELNEGRTPRTVKVTATPADGGSAVEFDAVLRIDTPGEADYYRNGGILQYVLRQLAS; this is encoded by the coding sequence ATGAACTACCTGGCGTCGCCGCCGCTGGTGGTCGCCTACGCCCTGGCCGGCACCATGGACTTCGACTTCGACACCGAGCCCCTCGGCCAGGACGAAGCCGGCACCGACGTCTTCCTGAAGGACATCTGGCCGAACCCGGTGGAGGTGCAGCAGGTCATCGACTCCTCGATCGACGAGGGCATGTTCACCTCGAGCTACGCCACGATCTTCGAGGGCGACGAGCGCTGGCAGTCCCTGCCCACGCCCGACGGCGACACCTTCGCCTGGGATCCCGAGTCCACCTACGTGCGGAAGCCACCGTACTTCGAGGGCATGCAGCGCGAGGCGAGCCCGGTCCAGGACATCGACGGCGCACGCGTCCTGCTGAAGCTCGGCGACTCGGTCACCACCGACCACATCTCGCCCGCGGGATCCTTCAAGTCGGACACCCCGGCAGGCCGCTACCTGACCGAGAAGGGCGTGCAGCGCAAGGACTTCAACTCCTACGGTTCGCGCCGTGGCAACCACGAGGTCATGATCCGCGGCACCTTCGCGAACATCCGCATCAAGAACCAGCTGCTGGAGGGCGTCGAGGGCGGGTTCACGAAGGACTTCTCGCAGTCGGACGCGCCGCAGGCCGCCGTCTACGACGCCGCCGAGAACTACCGCGCGGCCGGCATCCCGCTGGTGGTCCTCGCCGGCAAGGAGTACGGCTCCGGATCGTCACGCGACTGGGCGGCCAAGGGCACCGCGCTGCTCGGCGTCAAGGCCGTCGTCGCCGAGAGCTACGAGCGCATCCACCGCTCGAACCTCATCGGCATGGGCGTCCTGCCGCTGCAGTACCCCGCGGGGCAGAACGCGGAATCGCTGGGCCTCACCGGCACGGAGACCTTCGCGGTCAGCGGCGTCACCGAGCTCAACGAGGGCCGTACGCCCCGCACGGTGAAGGTCACGGCGACCCCGGCCGACGGCGGCTCCGCCGTCGAGTTCGATGCCGTGCTGCGCATCGATACGCCGGGCGAGGCGGACTACTACCGCAACGGCGGCATCCTGCAGTACGTGCTGCGCCAGCTCGCGAGCTAG
- a CDS encoding GntR family transcriptional regulator, which translates to MESTDLSARVDGDAIFRVLRSEILAGVHPPGTALREVVISERFGVSRTPVREALSRLQHERLLERAARGLQVPQIDAQEVIQIYDLRVMLEEEAAGQAALNRGTADIMRLEALLERDRAVVDPDDTTKVTNNLEFHTSLWSAARNPILMDLLQRLSTHLIHTPRSTLSVGHRWQEVLVEHEALISAITDRRSDDARAIARRHMETARTLRLQLLRTTAAD; encoded by the coding sequence ATGGAGTCGACCGATCTGTCGGCGCGCGTGGACGGCGACGCCATCTTCCGCGTCCTCCGCAGCGAGATCCTCGCCGGCGTCCACCCGCCGGGAACGGCACTGCGCGAAGTGGTCATCTCCGAGCGGTTCGGCGTCTCCCGGACGCCCGTCCGGGAGGCCCTCAGCAGGCTGCAGCACGAACGCCTGCTCGAACGGGCGGCGCGGGGCCTCCAGGTGCCGCAGATCGACGCCCAGGAAGTCATCCAGATCTATGACCTGAGGGTCATGCTCGAGGAGGAGGCCGCCGGGCAGGCGGCCCTCAACCGGGGCACCGCGGACATCATGCGGCTCGAGGCGCTGCTGGAGCGCGACCGAGCCGTCGTCGACCCCGACGACACCACGAAGGTCACGAACAACCTCGAGTTCCACACCTCGCTCTGGTCCGCAGCGCGCAACCCCATCCTGATGGACCTCCTGCAGCGGCTCTCCACGCACCTCATCCATACACCGCGCTCCACCCTGTCCGTCGGGCACCGCTGGCAGGAAGTGCTCGTCGAGCACGAGGCGCTGATCAGTGCGATCACCGACCGGCGCAGCGACGACGCCCGCGCGATCGCCCGCAGGCACATGGAGACGGCCCGAACGCTCCGCCTGCAGCTGCTCCGCACCACAGCGGCGGACTGA